Below is a genomic region from Rosa chinensis cultivar Old Blush chromosome 5, RchiOBHm-V2, whole genome shotgun sequence.
GTCACAGAGAGCTTAGATGACCACAGTGATTCATCTGTGTATTAGGGATACAATGATGTATACAAATTTGAACTTGCATACATAGAGATGTAAGATAGCATGTATTGTGTGTTCTGCACTACTCCCAATTTATGGAAAATTAGTTGATTTATTTATGAAATGAAACACTTAGATGTTTATCACAGGCTAATAATCAATCTGTTTTATATAGAAATGGTTTTATATATTAATAAGACGGCATAATTTGCCAGAACCTATTCACTGTGGCTTTGGTTGAACAAAGCTAACAAAAAATTGTTGCCCATATCTAGTTATTTACCATTACATTCATTGAGCACAAGAGTTGATATCAATACTTGATTACTTGAAAATTTGAAGAATAAGAGGAAATAAAGACAccacaatttttgtttttgtttttgttttcttttcatccTATCAGTTCAGGGCCTTTCATAATTCGAATGATTGACCTCCAACTATATAGACATGCTTGATGCTAACCTAACCCGTTTATTACTTGTATAGAGGGCCGTGTCATATTTcatactttgtgtttgtgtcaAAACAACGTTCCTTCCCTCGATTCCTATTATGTTCTTGTGTCAAATGACGTCAAATCTAGCTACACTATCGGCTTGTTCGTACGCATGAAAAATCTAGATCCAAGAGGTAGATCATGCAAAAAGCCTCATACATCTTTCAAGTAGGTCGACATTAATCAGATACAAGCATGAAGGCAAGTGGAAATGGAAATCAATCattaataactaaataaaaacaGAACAAGCACTTCATTAGTTTTACTTGCAGCAGCTTCCTCATCTGTCTTTGACAAGTAAATCAATGAAACATCATTCAGGTAATTCAATTTTCTCCTCATACTTGGTTTTTACGCAACTCCAGATCAACTTTCCTTATTAATTTTTCCCAAGTATTCTTAAACCGGTTTTGATGTTCTGGCTTTAATGTTCATCTCTCTAGCTACATCATCAAGTTACAGTTTACCAAGCTTAATAACATGTGCCTTAAGTAAATTACGTAGCAAGTAATATTACTCTCTAATACTGAAGCTTTATCACTTAGCATGCATGTGGTAGCTAGTTTAGTAACAAGATATTGATCGAGCTTTTGTATAAGGTCCATGacatataaatttataattttggAGCAGTATAAGTAGCATCAGTTAGATTTTTGGGGGGATTTCTAAGATTAGGAACGAAGGCTTTTGATAGAGAAAGCTTCTGCAAATTTCAGATGAAAATAAAGCAATCACATGCAAAACCATAACCAAAACCTTGGACAATCCCCATTCAGGAAATGAAACTAAGACATCTATGAAGCTACAGTATTAccaaatgagaaaaaaaaaaaattcatgcgcaACCGGCAACATATGTATCTTGCACAACAAGCAATCATTGATTGCGGTTTGGTTGGCAGCTTTCTCTTTGTCATGAATCAAGAGAGAGAATCAAACCTACCAAACATGTTTCGTTTTCATACGAGGATATATATATGCCCAACGGTAGTCATGACTCATACGCATACATCAAAGCCAACAAGTTTGAGATCCAACCTAGTAACTCCATCCATTGTTTTCTTGAAGGACACTAGTTGTTCAAGATGATGGGTAAGCGGATGATTCTGAACATTTCTGTGGAGAGTCTCGACGGAGTGAGTCGCATTGAGCCCGAAGGAGGCTGGAAGAACAAGTCACTCAAGTACCACATCAGAGTCAGTTGTACGGTCTGCAAAATAGAGCTCTTCGACTTGTATAATGGGAATATGGTTCCTTTGTATTTGTCTGCTGCTTCTTGGTCAAGGGGACTAGATGGTATTGGATATCATAGACCTCTAACTGTAAGTACATACTACACTAGCTAGTTTCTTTACTTAAAAGTAATAGAGTACATACACACTGTCtcatatttgtgatatattttGGGGTATTAGTAAAGCTTTTTACATGTATTTCAGTGCCCTGTATGCAAAGGCCACGGTGGTTTGAGGATTCTGAGAAGAGGAGGGAAACCCATGGTGGATGAAGGAGAGGCGATGCCGGTGATGGAGGTGCAGGTTGTAGGCAACTTTCGGGTGCACAAGGATATCAAATTGTTCTATTTTGGGTGGATGTGTAGAAAGGTACATATCTGATGATTAGTAATTTGTTCTCTTAGTTCTTAGTCACTTAGTAACTCTAGCATTGattttgtacaatttgtagTGTTAATACTTTATAGAGTCCTGTTCACCAATATGTCTTTCCCTTATGGACATTTTCCCGGTACAGGATGATGATGACTACGACGATGATGATGGCAGTGGGGCGTTATTTGGGCCTTTTCATGTCGACAGAAAGGGGAACTATGCGTTCAAATATATAGTGAATGTtgatgacgatgatgatgaagaagacgaagaagtgATTCTGCAAATCAAAGGGCTAAAAGGATCTTTGGAGCTCACAGAATGGGAAGAAGAGGTAGAGGGACTCAAGATCAAGTGTATGTCTCGGTTGGATTCGGATA
It encodes:
- the LOC112166317 gene encoding uncharacterized protein LOC112166317 encodes the protein MMGKRMILNISVESLDGVSRIEPEGGWKNKSLKYHIRVSCTVCKIELFDLYNGNMVPLYLSAASWSRGLDGIGYHRPLTCPVCKGHGGLRILRRGGKPMVDEGEAMPVMEVQVVGNFRVHKDIKLFYFGWMCRKDDDDYDDDDGSGALFGPFHVDRKGNYAFKYIVNVDDDDDEEDEEVILQIKGLKGSLELTEWEEEVEGLKIKCMSRLDSDTDSTDSDE